A single region of the Agromyces sp. Leaf222 genome encodes:
- a CDS encoding CynX/NimT family MFS transporter gives MTSTPLAPPASTLRVGLLVGAVALTAFNLRTGVTGFSPLADRIGDDLGFGAPVIGAIGTVVTACFAIFGLVSPSVARWIGLERAMVLALVVSTLGTLLRSISSSTELLIGSSVLLFAGIGMANVLTIPLIKRWFPARLGTLSSVYAVLLQVGQVVAPIVSVAVAESLGWRWALAIWAFPLAIAAAMWAVPALAGRGAPAGSTAAPQRLDAATRRRYWRTPTVRGLILLFSMTALHTYTIVTWLPNIAIDAGLGEGGGGALLAFFSVFGIAAGFVVPGLTLRMRNPIGVVVGCAALLGVGYILLAIDPTTFAWTATAALGLGVSTFPLCLALVHRRSTTPEGGTFLSGAMQGIGYGVACIGPLCVGWVLTATGSWLPVYVWLVATLAVTVYGGVLACRPGSVEADAAERA, from the coding sequence ATGACCTCGACCCCCCTCGCCCCACCCGCCTCGACGCTGCGCGTCGGACTCCTGGTCGGCGCGGTCGCCCTCACGGCGTTCAACCTCCGCACGGGCGTCACCGGGTTCAGCCCGCTCGCCGACCGCATCGGCGACGACCTGGGCTTCGGCGCTCCCGTGATCGGCGCGATCGGCACCGTCGTCACCGCGTGCTTCGCGATCTTCGGACTCGTGTCGCCGAGCGTGGCGCGATGGATCGGCCTCGAGCGGGCGATGGTCCTCGCGCTCGTCGTGTCGACCCTCGGCACGCTGCTGCGGTCGATCTCGTCGTCGACGGAACTCCTCATCGGGTCGAGCGTGCTGCTGTTCGCGGGCATCGGCATGGCCAACGTGCTGACCATCCCGCTGATCAAGCGATGGTTCCCGGCCAGGCTCGGCACGCTGAGCAGCGTGTACGCCGTGCTGCTCCAGGTCGGCCAGGTGGTCGCCCCCATCGTCTCGGTGGCCGTCGCAGAGTCGCTCGGCTGGCGATGGGCGCTGGCGATCTGGGCGTTCCCGCTCGCCATCGCGGCGGCCATGTGGGCGGTTCCCGCCCTCGCGGGTCGAGGCGCACCCGCCGGTTCGACGGCCGCCCCGCAACGCCTCGACGCCGCGACTCGACGCCGCTACTGGCGGACCCCGACGGTGCGCGGACTCATCCTGCTCTTCTCGATGACGGCGCTCCACACGTACACGATCGTCACGTGGCTGCCGAACATCGCGATCGACGCCGGCCTCGGCGAAGGCGGCGGCGGCGCACTCCTTGCCTTCTTCTCGGTCTTCGGCATCGCCGCCGGCTTCGTGGTTCCGGGGCTGACCCTCCGCATGCGCAACCCGATCGGCGTGGTGGTCGGTTGCGCCGCCCTCCTGGGCGTCGGCTACATCCTGCTCGCCATCGACCCGACCACCTTCGCCTGGACGGCGACCGCGGCGCTCGGGCTCGGGGTCAGCACCTTCCCGCTCTGCCTGGCCCTCGTGCACCGGCGCTCGACCACGCCGGAGGGGGGCACCTTCCTCTCGGGGGCGATGCAGGGCATCGGCTACGGCGTCGCGTGCATCGGCCCGCTCTGCGTCGGATGGGTGCTCACCGCCACGGGCAGTTGGCTGCCGGTGTACGTCTGGCTGGTGGCGACGCTCGCCGTCACGGTCTACGGCGGCGTGCTGGCCTGCCGCCCCGGCTCGGTGGAGGCCGACGCCGCCGAGCGCGCATGA
- a CDS encoding ROK family protein: MTRADLTHATGLNRSTVATIVTELESLDLVTVSQPVDTKRVGRPSTVIGPSPRHIAVAVHPDKDAISIGVVAMGGRVLREFRFDVERAPTAVHVVNTLQALVRGLELSEGGTVLGVGIGVPGLVGARDGVVRVAPHLDWHDEPLVQMVAKATGLPTWAANDATCAVVAEGQFGEGIDEDNVVYLNGGAGGIGGGVIVGGQLLSGENGYSGELGHMLVNSDGGLCHCGAVGCLETEVNRDDLLSVVGLGDAESSLLEQRLREAYGEEPAVTALVDRQLDFLGIALRNIVNIFNPGVIVLGGFLGAVRNATGDRLLDSVERAALAGPSSEVRIVSSTLDENVLIGAGELVFRTILRDPTSASVGSPTSAREPEQVAAS, from the coding sequence ATGACCCGTGCCGACCTCACGCATGCGACCGGGCTCAACCGGTCGACGGTCGCCACCATCGTCACCGAGCTCGAGTCGCTCGACCTCGTCACCGTCTCCCAGCCGGTCGACACGAAGCGCGTCGGCCGGCCGAGCACCGTGATCGGCCCGTCGCCCCGCCACATCGCGGTCGCCGTGCACCCCGACAAGGACGCGATCTCGATCGGCGTGGTCGCCATGGGCGGTCGCGTGCTCCGCGAGTTCCGCTTCGACGTCGAGCGGGCGCCGACCGCCGTGCACGTGGTGAACACGCTCCAGGCCCTCGTGCGCGGACTCGAGCTCTCCGAGGGCGGCACCGTGCTCGGCGTCGGCATCGGCGTGCCCGGCCTGGTGGGCGCGCGTGACGGCGTCGTGCGGGTCGCACCGCACCTCGACTGGCACGACGAGCCGCTGGTGCAGATGGTCGCGAAGGCGACGGGCCTGCCGACCTGGGCCGCGAACGACGCCACCTGTGCGGTCGTCGCCGAGGGGCAGTTCGGCGAGGGCATCGACGAGGACAACGTCGTGTACCTGAACGGTGGAGCCGGCGGCATCGGCGGCGGGGTCATCGTCGGCGGACAACTCCTGTCGGGCGAGAACGGCTACAGCGGCGAACTCGGGCACATGCTCGTCAACTCCGACGGGGGGCTGTGCCACTGCGGTGCCGTCGGATGTCTCGAGACCGAGGTGAACCGCGACGACCTGCTCAGCGTGGTCGGCCTCGGCGACGCCGAGTCGAGCCTGCTCGAGCAGCGGCTGCGCGAGGCCTACGGCGAGGAGCCCGCCGTGACGGCGCTCGTCGACCGCCAGCTCGACTTCCTCGGCATCGCCCTTCGCAACATCGTGAACATCTTCAATCCCGGCGTCATCGTGCTCGGCGGGTTCCTGGGCGCGGTGCGCAACGCGACCGGCGATCGACTGCTCGACTCCGTCGAACGCGCCGCGCTCGCCGGACCGTCGTCCGAGGTGCGCATCGTGTCGTCGACGCTCGACGAGAACGTGCTGATCGGCGCGGGCGAGCTCGTGTTCCGCACCATCCTCCGCGATCCGACCTCGGCGTCGGTGGGCAGCCCGACCTCGGCGCGCGAGCCGGAGCAGGTCGCCGCGAGCTGA
- a CDS encoding ABC transporter permease: MSEQTTPGAEVVAEPDPTTSATTSVVEAQPSPIRRLFSGPVGRNAGLVLALLLIVVVGAITAGDTFFQVSNMLTILRQASIIGVISVGMTLVIIAGGIDLSVGSVMGLASVVATLAVVQDVVDQSHWIVMIAIALVVGLAAGLVNGVVIAYGKVVAFMATLAMLVAARGLAEILAERRTLVIESRDFIDVMNSDLLGVDILIWIFALVAAAGWVVLNRTTFGRRTVAIGGNREAARLAGIDVKRHTMWLYAIAGLCAGIAAIMILGRTTAGTSTHGTLYELDAIAAVVVGGTLLVGGRGTITGTVFGVLIFATLSNVFVQNNLSSSVQAVAKGIIIVVAVLLQQRFAKPTGSRE; the protein is encoded by the coding sequence ATGAGCGAGCAGACCACCCCCGGCGCTGAAGTCGTCGCCGAGCCGGACCCCACCACGTCCGCAACCACCTCGGTCGTGGAGGCCCAGCCCTCGCCGATCCGCCGCCTGTTCAGCGGCCCGGTCGGCCGCAACGCCGGGCTCGTGCTCGCGCTGCTGCTGATCGTCGTCGTCGGTGCGATCACCGCAGGCGACACCTTCTTCCAGGTGTCGAACATGCTCACGATCCTGCGCCAGGCCTCCATCATCGGCGTCATCAGCGTCGGCATGACGCTCGTGATCATCGCGGGCGGCATCGACCTGTCGGTCGGCTCGGTCATGGGGCTCGCCTCGGTCGTCGCGACGCTCGCCGTCGTGCAGGACGTCGTCGACCAGTCGCACTGGATCGTGATGATCGCGATCGCACTCGTGGTCGGACTCGCCGCGGGCCTCGTGAACGGCGTCGTGATCGCCTACGGCAAGGTCGTCGCCTTCATGGCGACCCTCGCGATGCTCGTCGCCGCACGAGGGCTCGCCGAGATCCTGGCGGAACGACGCACCCTCGTGATCGAGAGCCGCGACTTCATCGACGTCATGAACTCGGACCTCCTCGGGGTCGACATCCTCATCTGGATCTTCGCGCTCGTCGCCGCTGCCGGGTGGGTCGTGCTGAACCGCACGACGTTCGGCCGACGCACGGTCGCGATCGGCGGAAACCGCGAGGCCGCCCGCCTCGCCGGCATCGACGTGAAGCGTCACACCATGTGGCTGTACGCCATCGCCGGCCTGTGTGCCGGCATCGCCGCCATCATGATCCTCGGCCGCACCACGGCCGGCACGTCGACGCACGGCACTCTGTACGAGCTCGACGCGATCGCCGCGGTCGTGGTCGGCGGCACGCTGCTGGTCGGCGGGCGCGGCACGATCACCGGCACCGTGTTCGGCGTGCTGATCTTCGCGACGCTGTCGAACGTGTTCGTGCAGAACAACCTGTCGTCGTCGGTGCAGGCCGTCGCCAAGGGCATCATCATCGTCGTCGCGGTGCTGCTGCAGCAGCGCTTCGCGAAGCCGACCGGTTCCCGCGAATAG
- a CDS encoding substrate-binding domain-containing protein — translation MARNHRLAKRALFGVGASVLAIGLLAGCTGGGSDESVTDQGTSSEENAASGDNVVIGFSGPAADHGWLGAINSGAQAAAAGFSDVELKMAEGTNDANAQIAAVETFINEGVDAIVLLPSDGAALTEVAIKAMEAGIPVINVDREFSSPFAARTTVLGDNYGMGVSAGTYICEQLSDTPDAVVAEIAGIDSLPLTQDRSQGFADALEDCGLDVSARVAADFTVQGGEAATSQLLSANPKIDAIWNHDDDQGIGVLAAINAAGRDEFFMVGGAGSKNAMEAIQADDSVLKATIIYPSTQAADGIALARLIAQGKTMSDLITPSVPTRIVLDAPVVTKDNVDQFIDLAFES, via the coding sequence ATGGCACGGAATCACAGGCTCGCCAAGCGCGCGCTGTTCGGCGTGGGGGCATCCGTCCTCGCCATCGGACTCCTCGCCGGCTGCACCGGCGGAGGCTCCGACGAGAGCGTCACCGACCAGGGCACCAGCAGCGAGGAGAACGCGGCGTCAGGCGACAACGTCGTCATCGGCTTCTCGGGTCCGGCCGCCGACCACGGCTGGCTCGGCGCCATCAACTCGGGCGCCCAGGCGGCCGCGGCCGGCTTCAGCGACGTCGAGTTGAAGATGGCCGAGGGCACGAACGACGCGAACGCGCAGATCGCCGCCGTCGAGACCTTCATCAACGAGGGCGTCGACGCGATCGTGCTGCTCCCGAGCGATGGGGCTGCGCTGACCGAGGTCGCGATCAAGGCGATGGAGGCCGGCATCCCGGTCATCAACGTCGACCGCGAGTTCTCGAGCCCGTTCGCCGCACGCACCACGGTGCTCGGCGACAACTACGGCATGGGCGTCTCCGCGGGAACCTACATCTGCGAGCAGCTGAGCGACACCCCCGACGCCGTCGTCGCCGAGATCGCCGGCATCGACTCCCTGCCGCTCACGCAGGACCGTTCGCAGGGCTTCGCCGACGCGCTCGAGGACTGCGGCCTCGACGTCTCGGCCCGCGTCGCCGCGGACTTCACCGTGCAGGGCGGCGAGGCAGCGACCTCGCAGCTGCTCTCGGCGAACCCGAAGATCGACGCCATCTGGAACCACGACGACGACCAGGGCATCGGCGTGCTCGCGGCGATCAACGCCGCCGGCCGCGACGAGTTCTTCATGGTCGGCGGCGCCGGCTCGAAGAACGCGATGGAGGCCATCCAGGCCGACGACAGCGTGCTCAAGGCCACCATCATCTACCCGTCGACGCAGGCCGCAGACGGCATCGCGCTCGCGCGCCTCATCGCGCAGGGCAAGACGATGAGCGACCTGATCACGCCCAGCGTGCCCACCCGGATCGTCCTCGACGCTCCCGTGGTCACGAAGGACAACGTCGACCAGTTCATCGATCTCGCCTTCGAGTCCTGA
- a CDS encoding Gfo/Idh/MocA family protein — MSNTLRVAMIGAGFMGAAHSQSWRVAPRFFDLPVKPTMQVLAGRDPAAVGQAAEKWGWAEASVDWREVIARDDIDLVDIVTPGDTHAEIAIAALEAGKHVLCEKPLANTVAEAEAMAAAANAAAERGVLSMVGLTYRRVPAVTFARDLVASGRIGVVRQVRAAYRQDWLRDETGPMTWRLEKHRAGSGSLGDIGAHAIDLAEFITGLRLERVSGILETIVTERPMLGERVGLSGTASDRVGTVTVDDVALVTGRFASKDGFAPIGTFEATRFATGRKNALTIEVSGSRGAIAFDLERLNELEVYDATDPELEQGFRRVLVTEPGHPYLAPWWPPGHTLGYEHGFSHQVVELVTAIAAGAAPSPSFADGLHLQRVLHAVERSSEHDAVWTPVG; from the coding sequence ATGTCGAACACGCTCCGCGTCGCGATGATCGGCGCAGGATTCATGGGCGCAGCGCACTCCCAGAGCTGGCGCGTCGCCCCCAGGTTCTTCGATCTCCCCGTGAAGCCCACGATGCAGGTCCTGGCCGGGCGCGACCCCGCGGCCGTCGGGCAGGCCGCGGAGAAATGGGGTTGGGCCGAGGCATCCGTCGACTGGCGCGAGGTGATCGCCCGCGACGACATCGACCTCGTCGACATCGTCACCCCGGGCGACACGCACGCCGAGATCGCGATCGCCGCACTCGAGGCCGGCAAGCACGTGCTCTGCGAGAAGCCCCTCGCGAATACCGTCGCCGAAGCCGAGGCGATGGCCGCAGCCGCGAACGCCGCAGCCGAGCGCGGGGTGCTCAGCATGGTGGGCCTCACCTACCGCCGCGTGCCGGCCGTGACGTTCGCGCGCGATCTGGTCGCGTCCGGGCGCATCGGCGTGGTGAGGCAGGTGCGGGCGGCCTACCGACAGGACTGGCTTCGCGACGAGACCGGCCCGATGACGTGGCGGCTCGAGAAGCACCGTGCGGGCTCCGGCTCCCTTGGCGACATCGGCGCTCACGCCATCGACCTCGCCGAGTTCATCACCGGACTTCGGCTCGAGCGCGTCTCCGGAATCCTGGAGACGATCGTGACCGAACGACCGATGCTCGGCGAACGGGTCGGGCTCTCCGGCACGGCATCCGACCGGGTCGGCACCGTGACGGTCGACGATGTCGCACTCGTCACCGGACGATTCGCCTCGAAGGACGGATTCGCGCCGATCGGCACGTTCGAGGCGACGCGGTTCGCGACCGGCCGCAAGAACGCCCTGACCATCGAGGTGTCCGGGTCGCGAGGCGCCATCGCCTTCGACCTCGAACGGCTGAACGAGCTCGAGGTCTACGACGCCACCGACCCCGAACTCGAGCAGGGGTTCCGCCGGGTGCTCGTGACCGAGCCTGGGCATCCGTACCTGGCGCCGTGGTGGCCGCCGGGGCATACGCTCGGCTATGAGCACGGCTTCTCGCACCAGGTCGTCGAACTGGTGACCGCGATCGCCGCCGGCGCCGCCCCCAGCCCGTCGTTCGCCGACGGACTGCACCTCCAGCGCGTGCTCCACGCGGTCGAGCGCAGCTCCGAGCACGATGCCGTCTGGACCCCGGTCGGCTGA
- a CDS encoding sugar phosphate isomerase/epimerase: protein MTRPITLFTGQWADLPFEEVARLAGEWGYDGLEIACWGDHLDVSRWDDEAYVQSRRDILERNGLTVFAISNHLTGQAVCDDPIDERHRDILSDRVWGDGDPEGVRRRAAEDLKDTARFAAKLGVKNVNGFTGSSIWKAVAMFPPASDEWIDAGYRDFADRWNPILDVFEEVGVRFALEVHPSEIAYDYWTAKRTLEAIGHRPSFGFNFDPSHFVWQQLDSVAFVLDFAEHIFHVHVKESVTNLDGRNGVLGSHLPWANPRRGWTFVSTGHGAVPWEPVFRALNAIGYDGPTSVEWEDAGMDRLQGAPEALAFVRRLNAITPPSAAFDAAFSSN, encoded by the coding sequence ATGACGCGACCGATCACGTTGTTCACGGGCCAGTGGGCCGACCTCCCGTTCGAGGAAGTCGCCCGGTTGGCGGGCGAATGGGGATACGACGGGCTGGAGATCGCCTGCTGGGGCGACCACCTCGATGTCTCGAGATGGGACGACGAGGCCTACGTGCAGAGCCGAAGGGACATCCTCGAGCGCAACGGGCTGACCGTCTTCGCGATCTCGAACCACCTCACCGGGCAGGCCGTCTGCGACGATCCGATCGATGAACGCCACCGCGACATCCTGAGCGATCGCGTGTGGGGCGACGGCGACCCCGAGGGCGTGCGCCGGCGCGCGGCGGAGGACCTGAAGGACACCGCGCGGTTCGCGGCGAAGCTGGGCGTGAAGAACGTGAACGGGTTCACGGGGTCGTCCATCTGGAAGGCCGTCGCCATGTTCCCGCCCGCGTCCGATGAATGGATCGACGCCGGCTACCGCGACTTCGCCGACCGCTGGAACCCGATCCTCGACGTGTTCGAGGAGGTCGGCGTGCGATTCGCGCTCGAGGTGCATCCCTCCGAGATCGCCTACGACTACTGGACCGCGAAGCGCACGCTCGAGGCGATCGGCCACCGGCCGAGCTTCGGGTTCAACTTCGATCCGTCGCACTTCGTGTGGCAGCAGCTCGACAGCGTCGCGTTCGTGCTCGACTTCGCCGAGCACATCTTCCACGTGCACGTGAAGGAGTCGGTGACGAACCTCGACGGTCGCAACGGCGTGCTCGGGTCGCATCTGCCGTGGGCGAACCCTCGGCGCGGTTGGACCTTCGTGTCCACCGGCCACGGGGCGGTGCCGTGGGAGCCCGTGTTCCGGGCGCTGAACGCGATCGGGTACGACGGCCCGACCAGCGTCGAGTGGGAGGACGCGGGCATGGACCGGCTCCAGGGTGCGCCGGAGGCGCTCGCCTTCGTTCGCCGGCTCAACGCGATCACGCCGCCGTCGGCCGCGTTCGACGCGGCGTTCAGCAGCAACTGA
- a CDS encoding ROK family transcriptional regulator has protein sequence MDSPSSTLGATIDDIRRQNLAQVLRLVHRDGPMSRSEITRATGLNRSTIGGLVTDLSHRGLVVENPATTVRKVGRPSPSVAASDQATAIAVNPEVDAIDVALVGLSGRVLHRVRYRNERIPTAGEFVNVVSAIIEGMRPAFGDATVLGVGVALPGLVREVDGSVILAPHLGWRDAPIGRLVEEATGMRVVVGNDANCGVVAESTFGAGRGDGVIIYLNGGASGIGGGIVINGRLVAGEGGNAGEFGHTAVSTKGRRCHCGASGCLETEVRRDRFVEAAALGDVELAVVQEAMGAAWRDRDGPGGREIDRQVSRLAVALRSIVNIFNPRTVILGGHLAHLLAVVGEGELHRRIAPTLPGGGSEPVIVQARLDDELLLIGAAELVFADTLGDPTVMPTRIVERAFAP, from the coding sequence ATGGATTCGCCGAGCTCGACGCTCGGGGCGACGATCGACGACATCCGACGGCAGAACCTCGCGCAGGTGCTTCGGCTGGTGCACCGCGACGGTCCGATGTCGCGGTCCGAGATCACGAGGGCCACCGGGCTGAACCGATCGACGATCGGGGGCTTGGTGACCGACCTCTCGCATCGGGGGCTCGTCGTGGAGAATCCCGCGACGACGGTGCGCAAGGTGGGGAGGCCCAGCCCGTCGGTCGCGGCGTCCGACCAGGCGACCGCGATCGCCGTCAACCCCGAGGTGGACGCCATCGACGTGGCGCTCGTCGGGCTGAGCGGCCGAGTGCTCCATCGCGTCAGGTACCGGAACGAACGCATCCCGACGGCGGGCGAGTTCGTCAACGTCGTCAGCGCGATCATCGAGGGCATGCGTCCGGCGTTCGGCGACGCGACGGTGCTCGGCGTCGGCGTCGCCCTCCCCGGCCTGGTGCGCGAGGTCGACGGGTCGGTGATCCTGGCCCCGCACCTCGGCTGGCGCGACGCGCCCATCGGCCGGCTCGTCGAAGAGGCGACGGGCATGCGAGTCGTCGTCGGCAACGACGCGAACTGCGGTGTCGTCGCCGAGAGCACGTTCGGGGCCGGGCGAGGCGACGGCGTGATCATCTACCTCAACGGCGGCGCGAGCGGCATCGGCGGCGGCATCGTCATCAACGGCCGACTCGTCGCCGGAGAGGGGGGCAACGCGGGCGAGTTCGGGCACACCGCGGTCTCGACCAAGGGCCGACGTTGCCATTGCGGGGCGAGCGGATGTCTCGAGACCGAGGTTCGGCGGGACCGGTTCGTCGAGGCGGCGGCGCTGGGCGACGTCGAGCTCGCCGTCGTGCAGGAAGCGATGGGTGCGGCGTGGCGCGACCGCGACGGGCCGGGAGGCCGGGAGATCGACCGTCAGGTGAGTCGGCTGGCCGTCGCCCTCAGATCGATCGTGAACATCTTCAATCCACGGACCGTCATCCTCGGCGGCCACCTGGCGCACCTGCTCGCCGTCGTCGGCGAGGGCGAGCTCCACCGCCGGATCGCGCCGACGCTCCCGGGCGGCGGCAGCGAGCCGGTCATCGTGCAGGCGCGGCTCGACGACGAACTGCTGCTCATCGGCGCCGCGGAGCTGGTCTTCGCCGACACCCTCGGGGACCCGACCGTGATGCCGACGCGGATCGTCGAGCGGGCGTTCGCGCCCTGA
- a CDS encoding oxygenase MpaB family protein, with the protein MGDRGTRTAGSSIGAARWHPLRSRRPDPPAWTAALAEGEDAGFFGPGSAVWAVNGALPTLVAGIRALLLQTLHPGAMAGVHDWSRYREDPLARLDGTVRWVAVTTFGDRRAAAAASAFVSRLHEHVTGTYVDAQGVERPYAANDEELLRWVHDAFTEAFLGAHEIWGGPIPGGPDAYVREWAEAGSLMGVTDPPTTVAALRGEMAGFLVDAKRDERVVETVHFLRRPGLPGLTGRLYPILFGGAVASLAPHQRELLGLRRPWWPAITLTRLLLAVARRLLGAMSPSERNARARVARLGRTGSTASD; encoded by the coding sequence ATGGGCGATCGGGGAACGCGCACGGCGGGGTCGTCGATCGGCGCCGCGCGCTGGCATCCGCTGCGCAGCCGGCGGCCCGATCCTCCGGCGTGGACCGCGGCGCTCGCCGAGGGCGAGGACGCCGGGTTCTTCGGGCCGGGCAGTGCGGTCTGGGCCGTCAACGGCGCGCTGCCGACGCTCGTCGCGGGCATCAGGGCGCTGCTGCTGCAGACGCTGCATCCGGGCGCGATGGCGGGGGTGCACGACTGGTCGCGGTACCGCGAGGATCCGCTCGCGCGGCTCGACGGCACGGTGCGGTGGGTCGCCGTCACGACCTTCGGCGACCGGCGGGCGGCGGCCGCGGCATCCGCCTTCGTGTCCCGACTGCACGAGCACGTGACCGGCACCTACGTCGATGCGCAGGGCGTCGAGCGCCCGTACGCCGCGAACGATGAGGAGCTGCTGCGCTGGGTGCACGATGCGTTCACCGAGGCGTTCCTCGGTGCGCACGAGATCTGGGGAGGGCCGATCCCCGGCGGGCCGGATGCCTACGTCCGCGAGTGGGCCGAGGCCGGGAGCCTGATGGGGGTGACCGATCCGCCGACCACGGTGGCGGCGCTGCGCGGCGAGATGGCGGGGTTCCTCGTCGACGCCAAGCGCGATGAGCGGGTCGTCGAGACCGTGCACTTCCTGCGCCGGCCGGGCCTGCCGGGACTCACCGGGCGGCTGTACCCGATCCTGTTCGGCGGTGCGGTCGCCTCGCTGGCCCCGCACCAGCGGGAGCTGCTCGGGCTCAGGCGGCCGTGGTGGCCGGCGATCACGCTCACTCGCCTGCTGCTCGCCGTCGCGCGCCGCCTGCTCGGCGCGATGTCGCCGAGCGAGCGCAACGCGCGGGCGAGGGTCGCGCGGCTGGGGCGGACCGGGTCCACTGCGTCCGACTGA
- a CDS encoding low temperature requirement protein A encodes MGDAAGLTTTARIGFRRDLLRPSGSERADRVAFVELFFDLVFVFALTQLGTYLYANQTPLGAFEGALTVTALWWAWISTSWLTNWLDPVKLPVRGAVIVLAFVALVLSVSIAEAFGDRAWAFAIAYVVLQLGRAVFIVLAAARHDAALARDFSCVLVWTTAGSALWLVGALLPLPVQLPFWAAAIGIELLGSVLGYPVPRLGRVEVGAWDVSGPHIAERSALFVLIALGEGLLVTGFQVVDSEASVEVAVALVTAFVAGAACWWIYFDHGERVGPEAIAAHEAPARLARTAYSWVHLLIIAGIVMLGVGDKEILAHPHEHSAAAVFTVIGGPLLFLGGTLLFRRVLEGRWMRAQLAGLGLLVLLAALSWLLEPLLMSVLAALVLVATAAGETVERLRTGRRTGG; translated from the coding sequence ATGGGCGATGCAGCCGGGCTGACGACGACCGCGAGGATCGGATTCCGTCGCGACCTCCTGAGGCCGTCGGGTTCCGAGCGTGCCGACCGCGTCGCCTTCGTCGAGCTGTTCTTCGACCTCGTGTTCGTGTTCGCGCTCACCCAGCTCGGCACGTACCTCTACGCCAACCAGACACCGCTCGGGGCGTTCGAGGGGGCGTTGACCGTCACCGCGCTGTGGTGGGCGTGGATCTCGACGAGCTGGCTGACGAACTGGCTCGACCCGGTGAAGCTGCCGGTGCGGGGCGCCGTCATCGTGCTCGCCTTCGTGGCGCTCGTGCTGAGCGTGTCGATCGCCGAGGCGTTCGGCGACCGGGCGTGGGCGTTCGCGATCGCCTACGTCGTGCTCCAACTCGGCCGGGCGGTGTTCATCGTGCTGGCGGCGGCACGACACGATGCGGCACTGGCGCGGGACTTCTCGTGCGTGCTCGTCTGGACCACGGCGGGGTCGGCACTCTGGCTGGTCGGCGCACTGCTGCCGCTGCCCGTGCAGCTGCCGTTCTGGGCGGCGGCCATCGGCATCGAACTGCTCGGCAGCGTGCTCGGGTATCCGGTGCCGCGGCTCGGCCGGGTCGAGGTCGGGGCGTGGGATGTCTCGGGCCCGCACATCGCGGAGCGGTCGGCGCTGTTCGTGCTCATCGCCCTCGGCGAGGGCCTGCTCGTCACGGGATTCCAGGTCGTCGACTCCGAGGCATCCGTCGAGGTGGCCGTGGCGCTCGTGACCGCGTTCGTCGCGGGGGCGGCCTGCTGGTGGATCTACTTCGACCACGGGGAACGCGTCGGCCCCGAGGCGATCGCAGCGCACGAGGCGCCGGCGCGACTGGCCCGCACCGCGTACTCGTGGGTGCACCTGCTCATCATCGCGGGCATCGTCATGCTCGGCGTCGGCGACAAGGAGATCCTGGCGCATCCGCACGAGCACAGCGCGGCCGCCGTGTTCACGGTCATCGGCGGACCGCTGCTGTTCCTCGGCGGCACGCTGCTGTTCCGGCGCGTGCTCGAGGGGCGCTGGATGCGGGCGCAGCTGGCGGGGCTCGGCCTGCTCGTGCTGCTGGCCGCCCTGAGCTGGCTGCTCGAGCCGCTGCTCATGAGCGTGCTCGCCGCGCTCGTGCTCGTCGCGACCGCTGCGGGCGAGACCGTCGAGCGCCTCCGCACCGGCCGGCGCACCGGCGGCTGA